From one Alphaproteobacteria bacterium genomic stretch:
- a CDS encoding FAD-dependent oxidoreductase, with translation MTQAPASARVVIVGGGIVGCSVAYHLAKRGVDEVVLLERHRLTSGSTFHAAGLVGQLRTSANITQMLGYSVALYDRLEAETGLATGWKRNGGLRLACNADRWIEVKRQATTAHSFGLEMHLLTPAEAQALWPPMRVDDVVGAAFLPTDGQANPSDITQALARGARRGGVRILEDTAVTAIERDEQGRLAAVVTDRGRIACEKVVCCAGQWSRALGRLAGVNVPLVSVQHQYMVTEPIPGLPTGLPTLRDPDRLTYYKEEVGGLAMGGYEPNPKPWAVEGIPPGFHFTLLDSDFDHFEPMMERALARVPALETAGVRQLINGPESFTPDGNFILGEAPELPGFFVGTGFNAFGIASAGGAGMVLAEWVADGEPPYDVWPVDIRRFGRPHLDTAWVRRRTLEAYARHYTMAWPHEEFSSGRPLRRSPLYPLLAEADACFGEKMGWERPNWFADRSAGELPQDSHSFRRANWFEAVAREHAATRQSVTLFDQSSFAKFRLVGRDAAAALAWICANDTDRPAGKVIYTQLLNDRGGIEADLTVTRLAEDDYYIVTGTGFATRDFDWIRRNIPAGCDARLIDVTSANAVLALMGPKARAVLQAVTEIDVGNAAFPFASAQTLPIAGAPVLAVRITYVGELGWELHCPAESAVSVYRALMAAGAEAGIRNAGYRAIESLRLEKGYRAWGADIGPDHSPVEAGLGWAVRKAGGRPYRGQAAVEAQRRDGVRKRLACFTVDDPAVVLLGRETLYRDGERVGWLTSGGFGHSVGRPIGFGYVRNPDGVDEGWLTSGDYALEVATERLPCRIHLQPLFDPGNARVRG, from the coding sequence ATGACGCAAGCACCTGCATCGGCCCGCGTCGTCATAGTCGGCGGCGGCATCGTCGGATGCTCCGTGGCCTATCACCTGGCCAAGCGCGGCGTCGACGAGGTGGTGCTGCTGGAGCGGCACCGGCTGACCTCCGGCTCCACCTTCCACGCGGCGGGACTGGTCGGCCAGCTGCGCACCAGCGCCAACATCACCCAGATGCTGGGCTACTCGGTGGCGCTGTACGACCGGCTGGAGGCGGAGACCGGGCTGGCCACCGGCTGGAAGCGCAACGGCGGGCTCAGGCTGGCCTGCAACGCCGACCGCTGGATCGAGGTCAAGCGGCAGGCGACCACGGCCCATTCGTTCGGGCTGGAGATGCACCTGCTGACGCCGGCGGAGGCGCAGGCGCTGTGGCCGCCGATGCGGGTCGACGACGTGGTCGGCGCCGCCTTCCTGCCGACCGACGGCCAGGCCAACCCCAGCGACATCACCCAGGCGTTGGCCCGCGGCGCCAGGCGCGGCGGCGTGCGCATCCTGGAGGACACGGCGGTCACCGCGATCGAGCGCGACGAACAGGGCCGGCTCGCCGCCGTGGTCACCGACCGCGGCCGCATCGCCTGCGAGAAGGTGGTGTGCTGCGCCGGCCAGTGGTCGCGCGCGCTCGGCCGGCTGGCCGGCGTCAACGTGCCGCTGGTGTCGGTGCAGCACCAGTACATGGTGACCGAGCCGATCCCCGGCCTGCCGACGGGCCTGCCGACCCTGCGCGACCCGGACCGGCTGACCTACTACAAGGAGGAGGTCGGCGGGCTGGCGATGGGCGGCTACGAGCCCAACCCGAAGCCGTGGGCGGTCGAGGGCATCCCGCCCGGCTTCCACTTCACGCTGCTCGATTCCGACTTCGACCATTTCGAGCCGATGATGGAGCGGGCGCTGGCGCGGGTGCCCGCGTTGGAGACGGCCGGCGTGCGCCAGCTGATCAACGGGCCGGAGAGCTTCACCCCCGACGGCAACTTCATCCTGGGCGAGGCGCCGGAATTGCCCGGTTTCTTCGTCGGCACCGGCTTCAACGCCTTCGGCATCGCGTCGGCCGGCGGCGCCGGCATGGTGCTGGCCGAATGGGTCGCCGATGGCGAGCCGCCCTACGACGTCTGGCCGGTCGACATCCGCCGCTTCGGCCGGCCGCACCTGGACACCGCCTGGGTGCGCCGGCGCACGCTGGAAGCCTATGCCAGGCACTACACCATGGCCTGGCCGCACGAGGAGTTCTCCAGCGGCCGGCCGCTGCGGCGCTCGCCGCTGTATCCGCTGCTGGCCGAGGCCGACGCCTGCTTCGGCGAGAAGATGGGTTGGGAGCGGCCGAACTGGTTCGCCGACCGCAGCGCCGGCGAACTGCCGCAGGACAGCCACAGCTTCCGCCGGGCGAACTGGTTCGAGGCGGTGGCGCGCGAGCATGCGGCGACCCGCCAGTCGGTGACGCTGTTCGACCAATCCTCGTTCGCCAAGTTCCGCCTGGTCGGCCGCGACGCCGCCGCCGCGCTGGCCTGGATCTGCGCCAACGACACCGACAGGCCGGCGGGCAAGGTGATCTACACCCAGCTGCTCAACGACCGCGGCGGCATCGAGGCCGACCTGACCGTGACCCGGCTGGCCGAGGACGATTATTACATCGTCACCGGCACCGGCTTTGCCACCCGCGACTTCGACTGGATCCGGCGCAACATCCCGGCCGGCTGCGACGCGCGGCTGATCGACGTGACCAGCGCCAACGCGGTACTGGCGCTGATGGGACCGAAGGCCCGCGCCGTGCTGCAGGCGGTGACCGAGATCGACGTCGGCAACGCGGCCTTTCCATTCGCCTCGGCGCAGACGCTGCCGATCGCCGGTGCGCCGGTGCTGGCGGTGCGCATCACCTATGTCGGCGAACTCGGCTGGGAGCTGCACTGCCCGGCTGAGAGCGCGGTCTCGGTGTACCGGGCCCTGATGGCGGCGGGGGCGGAGGCCGGCATCCGCAACGCCGGCTATCGCGCGATCGAATCGCTGCGGCTGGAAAAGGGCTACCGCGCCTGGGGCGCGGACATCGGCCCGGACCACAGCCCGGTGGAGGCGGGGCTGGGCTGGGCGGTGCGCAAGGCGGGCGGGCGGCCCTATCGCGGCCAGGCAGCGGTCGAGGCCCAGCGCCGCGACGGCGTGCGCAAGCGGCTGGCCTGCTTCACGGTCGACGACCCGGCGGTGGTGCTGCTGGGCCGCGAGACGCTGTATCGCGACGGCGAAAGGGTCGGCTGGCTGACCAGCGGCGGCTTCGGTCACAGCGTCGGCCGGCCGATCGGCTTCGGCTATGTGCGCAACCCGGACGGGGTCGACGAGGGCTGGCTGACGTCCGGCGACTACGCGCTC